The proteins below are encoded in one region of Paenisporosarcina cavernae:
- a CDS encoding sensor histidine kinase, translated as MKQRLNDYWSSLQTRWSIITASIMVSIFLLLSLTMFFSMKAWLLEKEKQNTNATMNELVQFFESKGPFLTISDIRSNRTLMSSIIEKKQSVRLLNSDGIELLRINDVESFSPIPLKRVPDNGFLLEQSTLKDRHYLHAFGKVQLGNYPFYLQLQHPLDDFVASTSYMLGMLVLFTLIALIGTFIVSFFLSRLLIQPILDLKSEMVNVRLNGLTENIQLKSTTREMNELYDQFTLMTDKLKESFDNQTQFLADASHELRTPLQVLEGHIGLLSRWGKNDPKIIDESLDISLKEIEHMKTLLNEMMLLSREDSPVISYQDVDIDSLLLHLQQELKTVFPASQFTYTPIIATVKVSLTEVALHQLLRNLIVNGLIYNKNATPMVHVTPTIEKYGVRISVKDNGVGLTEEQQKKVFNRFYRVDDSRNKRKEGSGLGLSIVKSFLIKNGGDISISESSPSGTTFEIHLPLYDVFYSSKEDGSPNSPKKE; from the coding sequence ATGAAGCAACGATTGAACGATTATTGGTCTTCGTTACAAACGAGATGGTCCATCATAACAGCCTCTATAATGGTGAGCATTTTTCTTTTACTCAGTTTAACGATGTTTTTCTCGATGAAGGCGTGGCTTTTAGAGAAAGAAAAACAAAACACGAATGCGACGATGAATGAATTAGTTCAATTTTTCGAATCAAAAGGTCCGTTTTTAACGATCTCTGATATTCGATCCAATCGAACGTTAATGTCCTCCATTATCGAAAAAAAACAATCCGTCAGGTTATTAAATAGTGATGGAATTGAGCTGTTACGAATAAATGATGTGGAAAGTTTTTCTCCGATACCACTTAAACGTGTGCCGGATAATGGCTTTCTGTTAGAACAATCGACGCTCAAGGATCGACACTATCTTCATGCATTTGGAAAAGTGCAATTAGGAAATTATCCTTTCTACTTACAGCTTCAACATCCTTTAGATGATTTTGTCGCAAGTACAAGTTACATGCTCGGCATGCTTGTCTTATTTACGTTAATCGCTTTAATAGGAACATTTATTGTCTCGTTCTTTCTTTCGCGTTTGTTAATTCAACCAATTTTGGATTTGAAATCTGAAATGGTAAACGTTCGTCTGAATGGATTAACGGAGAACATCCAACTGAAATCGACGACAAGAGAAATGAACGAATTGTATGATCAATTTACATTGATGACAGATAAATTAAAAGAGAGCTTTGATAATCAAACACAATTTCTTGCGGATGCCTCTCACGAGCTTCGAACTCCTCTACAAGTTTTAGAAGGTCATATTGGATTGCTCAGTAGATGGGGGAAGAATGATCCGAAAATAATCGATGAATCACTCGACATTTCGCTGAAAGAGATAGAACATATGAAAACACTTTTAAATGAAATGATGCTCTTATCTCGTGAAGATTCTCCAGTGATTTCGTATCAAGATGTAGATATAGATTCACTTCTTCTTCATTTACAGCAAGAACTAAAAACAGTTTTTCCTGCAAGTCAATTTACTTATACTCCAATCATTGCAACCGTAAAAGTGTCTTTGACAGAAGTGGCTTTACATCAATTATTACGAAACTTGATTGTAAACGGCTTGATTTATAATAAAAATGCTACTCCAATGGTACATGTCACACCAACGATAGAAAAATATGGTGTACGTATAAGTGTAAAAGATAATGGTGTCGGTTTAACAGAAGAACAACAGAAGAAAGTATTCAATCGATTTTATCGGGTAGATGATTCCCGTAATAAACGTAAAGAAGGATCAGGGTTAGGTCTATCAATCGTAAAAAGCTTTTTAATAAAAAATGGTGGGGATATATCCATAAGTGAAAGTTCTCCAAGCGGCACAACTTTTGAGATTCATCTACCACTATATGACGTCTTCTATTCTTCGAAAGAAGATGGATCACCAAATAGTCCTAAAAAAGAGTAA
- a CDS encoding undecaprenyldiphospho-muramoylpentapeptide beta-N-acetylglucosaminyltransferase: MKKKIALTGGGTAGHVSLNQAIIPSLIENNYEVMYIGSRDGIEKELISENFPTLPYASISSGKLRRYFSLENISDSFRVVKGVFDSIQILIKNKPDVIFSKGGFVSVPVAIAAKLLRIPLLIHESDVTPGLANKIAMPFAKHIFTVFHETLEYVDQSKATCSGAVIREELLVGNRLNALKKVGFSGNKAVLFVMGGSQGSDVLNGAIRSNLSILQNTYDIIHLCGKDKVSKEHQFIDGYVQIEYVSEGLNDLLHLADVVVSRAGSNSIYEFLALRIPMLLIPLSAQKSRGDQVLNAQLFEKQGFALVLQEEELSPEAFLEKVQQLEERKSHMRQVMEQSEMPKTPRQMVELIEKYQ; the protein is encoded by the coding sequence ATGAAGAAAAAAATTGCCTTAACTGGAGGAGGAACTGCTGGACACGTGTCCTTAAATCAAGCAATCATTCCTTCGTTAATCGAGAATAATTACGAAGTTATGTATATAGGTTCTAGAGATGGGATTGAAAAAGAACTAATCTCTGAAAATTTTCCCACATTACCTTACGCTTCGATTTCGAGTGGAAAACTAAGAAGGTATTTTTCACTTGAAAATATTTCCGATTCATTTCGTGTGGTCAAAGGTGTATTCGATAGTATTCAAATACTTATAAAAAACAAGCCGGACGTCATTTTTTCCAAAGGTGGATTCGTTTCTGTTCCTGTAGCTATTGCTGCAAAATTATTGCGGATTCCTCTCTTAATACATGAATCGGATGTTACTCCTGGACTTGCAAACAAAATTGCCATGCCTTTTGCGAAACACATTTTTACCGTATTTCATGAAACATTGGAATATGTTGATCAGTCAAAAGCAACCTGTTCCGGCGCAGTCATTCGAGAAGAATTGCTTGTTGGGAATCGATTAAACGCTCTAAAAAAAGTAGGGTTTTCTGGCAATAAAGCCGTGCTGTTTGTAATGGGAGGGAGTCAAGGCTCGGATGTTTTAAATGGAGCAATACGAAGCAATTTATCCATTCTCCAAAACACGTATGACATAATTCACCTTTGCGGAAAAGACAAAGTGTCGAAGGAACATCAATTCATTGATGGGTACGTTCAAATAGAATATGTTTCAGAAGGGTTAAATGACTTGTTGCATCTGGCCGATGTTGTCGTATCGAGAGCGGGATCCAATTCCATTTATGAATTTTTAGCATTACGAATTCCAATGCTATTAATACCTCTTTCTGCCCAAAAAAGCAGAGGAGATCAAGTGTTAAATGCGCAGCTTTTTGAAAAGCAAGGGTTTGCGTTAGTCTTACAAGAAGAAGAATTATCACCAGAAGCATTCTTAGAAAAAGTGCAACAATTAGAAGAGAGAAAGTCTCATATGCGACAAGTAATGGAACAATCAGAAATGCCTAAGACTCCTCGACAAATGGTAGAGCTGATAGAGAAATATCAATAA
- a CDS encoding response regulator transcription factor produces the protein MVSILLIEDEENIAKFIQMELEHESYTVCHVSNGREALEEAFRNNYDVILLDVMLPDLSGMEICRRIRKTSAIPIIMLTARDAIYDRVAGLDAGADDYLVKPFAIEELLARLRSVLRRIEVPTTKENVQNFGALTVDVGAHEVRVGNKKIELTKTEFDLLLLFTKNANRVLSREMMLEQVWGFETETETNVVDVYVRHLRTKLLPPANEYIETIRGVGYVMRQ, from the coding sequence ATGGTTTCCATTCTATTAATTGAAGATGAAGAGAATATTGCTAAATTCATTCAAATGGAGTTAGAGCACGAGAGTTACACTGTTTGCCACGTTTCAAATGGACGAGAAGCACTTGAAGAAGCGTTTCGGAACAACTATGATGTCATTCTTTTAGATGTCATGTTACCAGATCTAAGTGGAATGGAAATTTGTCGTAGGATACGAAAAACTTCGGCAATTCCCATCATTATGCTGACAGCAAGAGACGCCATTTATGATCGAGTTGCGGGATTAGATGCTGGTGCGGACGATTATCTCGTCAAACCTTTTGCTATTGAAGAATTACTAGCAAGACTTCGTTCCGTTTTAAGAAGAATAGAGGTACCAACGACTAAGGAAAATGTACAAAATTTTGGAGCACTTACAGTTGATGTAGGGGCACATGAAGTACGCGTTGGGAATAAAAAAATCGAGTTAACTAAGACGGAGTTTGACTTACTTCTATTATTTACGAAGAATGCAAATCGTGTCTTATCTCGTGAAATGATGTTAGAACAAGTGTGGGGATTTGAAACGGAAACGGAGACAAACGTGGTGGATGTATATGTGCGGCATCTTCGCACAAAACTTCTCCCTCCTGCAAATGAATATATTGAAACGATACGAGGAGTCGGGTACGTGATGAGACAATGA
- a CDS encoding 2-oxoglutarate dehydrogenase E1 component, translating into MTNNGTPNGSPWSNLSGPNLGYILEMYEEYRKDRQTVGEELASLFDQYGAPSIPMSKNSSHSMEGISAASIEKYLAAAKYADAIRTSGHLAADIYPLNDRQKDASKLEASYYGLTKEDLEALPASIVFDHAPQHVHNAWDATEMLKRTYTEKIAYEFAHVIEPEERKWLQHAIENSTFKESLSSDTKKELLKRLTQVEGFEKFLHRTFVGAKRFSVEGLDTLVVMLDELVRQSKNAETKEILIGMAHRGRLNVLTHVLNKPYEMMFADFAHVSNEPFLPKDGSLEITKGWFGDVKYHMGATHISDTGMKVKLAYNPSHLEVVSPVVTGQTRAAQETTTEKGLPKQNTKAAYSVLIHGDAAFPGQGIVTETLNYSRIRGFQTGGSVHIIANNMIGFTTEYYDSRSTYYSSDPAKGYEVPVVHVNADDVEAVISVAKFAFAYREKFQKDIVIDLIGYRRFGHNEMDEPLVTNPVMYHEVHKHDTVRALYGKQLVNENILSDEEVSAIESSVQTRMQEAYDKVKEESEASPDEIIIPDAVLNGYPEVPTGVAEETLTKMNKELLQWPNEFHVFKKLGKILKRREEPFKGKGKIDWAHAETLAFGTILQEGNPIRLTGQDAQRGTFAHRHLVLHDEQDGSELVPLHHISGANASFVVYNSPLTESAVLGYEFGYNLENEKALVIWEAQYGDFANMAQVMFDQFISASRSKWGQKSGLVMLLPHAYEGQGPEHSSARLERYLQMAAENNWTVANLSSASNYFHILRRQAKMLGEESIRPLIIVSPKSLLRHPLVGAEVSELTEGHFQTVIEHSTTGNQPKKVKKLLLASGKMAMDLADKVKDGKGYDHVHLVRVEQLYPFPAEKIAAIIEKFPQLSQVAWVQEEPKNMGSWTFAEPYLREITQDKEISYTGRVKRSSPAEGDGETHKVEQARIIEEAVSK; encoded by the coding sequence ATGACAAACAACGGGACACCAAATGGGTCACCTTGGTCAAATTTATCAGGTCCTAACTTAGGGTATATATTAGAAATGTATGAGGAGTATAGAAAAGACCGTCAAACGGTAGGAGAAGAATTAGCATCATTGTTTGATCAATACGGTGCTCCTTCTATTCCTATGTCTAAAAATTCGAGTCATTCAATGGAAGGGATTTCTGCTGCTTCAATTGAAAAATATTTAGCAGCAGCTAAATATGCCGATGCTATTCGTACTTCTGGCCATTTAGCAGCAGATATTTATCCATTAAATGATCGTCAAAAGGATGCTTCTAAATTAGAAGCCTCTTATTATGGATTAACCAAAGAAGATTTAGAAGCTCTTCCAGCAAGTATTGTTTTTGATCACGCTCCTCAACATGTACACAATGCTTGGGATGCTACGGAAATGCTGAAACGTACGTATACAGAAAAAATTGCATATGAGTTTGCACACGTTATCGAACCAGAAGAACGAAAGTGGCTGCAACATGCAATTGAAAATAGTACGTTTAAAGAATCACTTTCTTCTGACACGAAAAAAGAACTGTTAAAACGATTAACGCAAGTGGAAGGTTTTGAAAAGTTTTTACATCGTACGTTTGTAGGTGCTAAACGTTTCTCAGTAGAAGGACTGGATACTTTAGTCGTAATGCTCGATGAACTCGTTCGCCAGTCAAAAAATGCTGAAACAAAAGAAATCCTAATCGGAATGGCACACCGTGGCCGTTTAAATGTGTTGACCCACGTGTTAAACAAACCTTATGAGATGATGTTTGCAGATTTTGCTCATGTATCAAACGAACCTTTCCTTCCAAAGGATGGATCATTGGAAATTACAAAAGGTTGGTTTGGCGATGTAAAGTATCATATGGGTGCTACCCACATTTCTGATACGGGAATGAAAGTGAAATTAGCTTATAATCCATCACATCTAGAAGTAGTTAGTCCAGTAGTAACTGGTCAAACAAGAGCTGCTCAGGAAACTACCACAGAAAAAGGCTTACCAAAGCAAAATACAAAAGCGGCTTACTCGGTACTTATTCATGGCGATGCAGCTTTTCCTGGTCAAGGAATTGTTACCGAGACATTAAACTACAGTCGTATTAGAGGTTTTCAAACAGGTGGGTCTGTTCATATTATTGCGAATAATATGATTGGATTCACAACAGAATATTACGATTCTCGTTCCACTTATTACTCGTCGGATCCCGCAAAAGGCTACGAAGTTCCAGTCGTACATGTCAATGCGGATGATGTAGAAGCAGTGATTAGTGTCGCAAAATTTGCGTTCGCATATCGTGAAAAATTCCAAAAAGATATCGTCATTGATTTAATTGGTTATCGTCGTTTTGGTCATAATGAAATGGATGAGCCTTTAGTGACGAATCCAGTGATGTATCATGAAGTGCATAAACACGATACAGTGCGTGCTTTATATGGAAAACAATTAGTTAATGAAAACATTCTTTCAGATGAAGAAGTTAGTGCTATAGAATCTTCTGTTCAAACTCGTATGCAGGAAGCTTACGATAAAGTAAAAGAAGAATCAGAAGCTTCTCCAGATGAAATCATTATTCCGGACGCAGTGTTGAATGGATATCCAGAAGTTCCAACTGGTGTTGCGGAAGAAACGTTAACGAAGATGAATAAAGAACTTTTGCAATGGCCAAATGAATTTCATGTCTTTAAGAAATTAGGCAAAATTTTAAAACGTCGTGAAGAGCCTTTCAAAGGAAAAGGAAAAATCGATTGGGCACATGCTGAAACACTTGCATTTGGTACGATTCTTCAAGAAGGTAATCCAATCCGTCTGACCGGCCAAGATGCACAACGTGGAACGTTTGCTCATCGTCATCTAGTATTACATGACGAACAAGATGGCTCAGAATTAGTACCACTTCATCATATTTCAGGTGCTAATGCCTCGTTTGTTGTCTATAACAGTCCGTTAACCGAATCAGCGGTACTTGGATATGAATTCGGATATAATTTGGAAAACGAAAAAGCATTGGTCATTTGGGAAGCTCAATATGGTGACTTTGCGAATATGGCTCAAGTTATGTTTGATCAATTTATCTCCGCTAGTCGCTCTAAATGGGGACAAAAATCTGGATTAGTCATGCTACTTCCGCATGCCTATGAAGGTCAAGGTCCGGAACATTCTAGTGCTCGTTTAGAACGTTACTTACAAATGGCTGCCGAAAATAACTGGACAGTTGCTAATTTGTCTAGTGCTTCCAACTATTTTCATATTTTACGAAGACAAGCAAAAATGCTAGGGGAAGAATCCATTCGTCCTTTAATTATTGTTTCTCCAAAATCGTTGCTTCGCCATCCGTTGGTTGGGGCAGAAGTGTCTGAACTAACAGAAGGTCATTTCCAAACAGTGATCGAGCATTCTACTACTGGAAATCAACCGAAAAAAGTGAAAAAACTATTGTTAGCGAGCGGAAAAATGGCGATGGATCTTGCAGATAAAGTGAAAGATGGAAAAGGATATGATCATGTTCACTTAGTACGTGTTGAACAATTGTATCCATTCCCTGCTGAAAAGATCGCCGCAATCATTGAAAAGTTTCCACAACTATCACAAGTTGCGTGGGTTCAAGAAGAACCGAAAAACATGGGTTCATGGACATTTGCGGAGCCTTACTTACGTGAAATCACACAGGATAAAGAGATCTCTTACACGGGACGAGTGAAACGTTCAAGTCCTGCCGAAGGTGATGGTGAAACACATAAAGTGGAACAAGCACGAATTATCGAAGAAGCAGTTAGTAAGTAA
- a CDS encoding diguanylate cyclase domain-containing protein, which translates to MESFITEKQFTLLYGDSKELVFILEYRNGKFVYQFVNPSALLVFPNNPVGKSIEEAVSPKHAEELLTHYREALGSNVPYVYQDFFIFSDIELVNETTLRVIHDEGRTFIFAKTREVSGDVELKEKYNFLQSILNMNVDPTVVLSPDGKIYDMNPQFEKTFGCKLLEWRGKHYLNLPFLPENEKGPVAEYFEKNKTGNNAPSRIVKRKKAEGKIATFLVSYSPIIQDQSVVAIYILMQEIEDETALRNSFNHIVSELRSIERIFHLITENTTDFIVITNDDGMIQYSSPSHEKRLGYEQEELSGHFFDEIVSDDCNISWSRDILPKINDGEEIRLEIQLLQKNGHAIWTETSVISVEDPTRESVNQLVIVSREITERKKLEERLRFLAYHDNLTHLPNRSFLLKEFPKIAEQAYEQNTSIGILYLDGDDFKEVNDSYGHEVGDEFIRHFGLAVQASIRTNDVIARIGGDEFVILLTNLTTVPHERKQQVISVIERIQQTLTKGWSIRDSDFHPTSSIGISFYPENGTTLDELLEKADHALYEVKRMGKNKFLIFNEIV; encoded by the coding sequence TTGGAATCATTTATAACAGAAAAACAATTCACCCTTCTCTATGGTGACTCCAAAGAGTTAGTGTTCATATTAGAATACAGAAATGGGAAATTTGTTTATCAATTTGTGAATCCAAGTGCTTTACTTGTATTCCCAAATAATCCAGTTGGAAAATCAATAGAGGAAGCTGTATCACCGAAGCATGCGGAAGAATTATTAACCCATTATAGAGAAGCCTTAGGGAGTAATGTTCCTTATGTTTACCAAGACTTTTTTATTTTTTCCGATATCGAATTAGTGAATGAAACAACGCTGAGAGTGATACATGACGAAGGAAGAACGTTTATCTTTGCGAAAACGAGAGAAGTGTCTGGGGATGTGGAACTAAAGGAAAAGTATAATTTTCTACAATCCATTTTAAATATGAATGTAGATCCCACCGTCGTTTTGTCACCAGATGGAAAAATCTATGACATGAACCCCCAGTTTGAAAAAACGTTTGGATGTAAACTTTTGGAATGGCGTGGAAAACATTATTTGAATCTCCCTTTTTTACCTGAGAATGAGAAAGGTCCCGTCGCAGAGTATTTTGAAAAAAATAAAACAGGAAACAATGCCCCTTCTCGTATCGTAAAACGGAAAAAAGCAGAAGGGAAGATTGCTACTTTTTTGGTTAGCTATTCTCCCATTATTCAAGATCAGTCTGTCGTGGCAATCTATATTTTAATGCAAGAAATCGAGGATGAAACAGCGTTACGGAATTCCTTTAATCATATTGTTTCAGAACTGAGATCAATTGAACGTATTTTCCATTTAATTACGGAAAACACGACTGATTTCATCGTCATTACAAACGATGATGGAATGATTCAATATAGTTCTCCTTCTCATGAAAAAAGACTTGGCTACGAACAAGAAGAATTATCTGGCCACTTTTTTGATGAAATTGTTTCAGATGATTGTAATATTAGTTGGAGCAGAGATATTTTACCGAAGATTAACGATGGCGAAGAAATACGTCTTGAAATTCAACTTCTTCAGAAGAACGGTCATGCGATTTGGACAGAAACATCCGTGATTTCTGTTGAAGATCCAACGAGAGAATCTGTTAATCAGCTCGTCATAGTCTCACGAGAAATTACGGAACGAAAGAAATTAGAGGAACGTTTGCGTTTTCTCGCCTACCATGATAACCTTACGCACTTACCTAATCGGAGCTTTTTATTAAAGGAGTTCCCCAAAATTGCAGAACAAGCTTATGAGCAAAATACTTCTATTGGCATTCTGTATTTGGATGGAGACGACTTTAAAGAAGTAAATGATTCCTATGGTCATGAAGTTGGGGATGAATTTATCCGACATTTTGGCTTAGCCGTGCAAGCAAGTATACGAACAAATGATGTCATTGCACGTATTGGTGGAGACGAGTTCGTTATACTTTTGACAAACCTTACAACTGTTCCACATGAGCGGAAACAGCAAGTAATTTCCGTTATCGAAAGAATACAACAAACATTAACAAAAGGTTGGTCGATACGTGATTCTGATTTCCATCCTACTTCATCTATTGGGATCAGCTTCTATCCGGAAAATGGCACAACATTAGATGAGTTACTGGAAAAAGCAGACCACGCTTTATATGAAGTGAAGCGAATGGGAAAAAATAAATTTTTAATTTTTAATGAAATTGTGTAA
- the dapF gene encoding diaminopimelate epimerase, which produces MKISLKKMHGSGNTFYVLWTEDFAHSLWHEMAIKLCSTSWDGGADGLLLISSSASADVKMTVINADGSYAKMCGNGLRIVAREVLESLDVLQASIETEEVTLHVKKTTPIFEQQDAFAVEIKPITFSLSDIPMTYGNNDTLINSIIPEIHDSIHFSVLAVPNPHLVGLVPIQYIESRVFQEKIGTQLNESRSLFPEGVNLSFMHPVDEMTIFVRTFERGVGFTNACGTAMSASALVAYQSKLVESTKVRVINPGGFVECHLSEDQQSVFLIGNASLIETLEVTIGSDETISILSKTIAHDEMDDYERWKDYAENMVKQKWRK; this is translated from the coding sequence ATGAAGATATCGTTAAAAAAAATGCATGGCTCAGGTAATACCTTCTATGTTTTATGGACGGAAGATTTTGCTCATTCCCTTTGGCATGAGATGGCGATAAAGTTATGTTCAACATCGTGGGACGGGGGAGCAGATGGTCTTTTACTCATTTCTTCTTCCGCTTCTGCAGACGTAAAAATGACGGTAATAAATGCCGATGGCTCGTATGCGAAAATGTGTGGAAATGGTCTTCGTATTGTTGCGAGGGAAGTGCTTGAAAGCTTAGACGTTCTTCAAGCATCCATTGAAACGGAAGAAGTAACACTTCATGTGAAAAAGACGACTCCAATATTCGAACAACAAGATGCATTTGCGGTTGAAATAAAACCAATTACATTCTCGCTCTCTGATATTCCCATGACCTATGGAAATAACGATACATTGATCAATAGCATAATCCCGGAAATACACGATTCGATTCATTTTTCAGTTCTAGCAGTTCCTAACCCACACTTGGTTGGCCTTGTGCCGATTCAATATATAGAATCTCGTGTATTTCAGGAGAAAATTGGCACACAATTAAATGAAAGTCGCTCGTTATTTCCAGAAGGTGTCAATCTTAGTTTTATGCATCCTGTAGATGAAATGACCATTTTTGTTCGAACTTTCGAAAGAGGTGTTGGCTTCACGAACGCTTGTGGTACTGCTATGTCAGCGAGTGCACTTGTTGCCTATCAGTCAAAACTAGTGGAGAGCACGAAAGTTCGTGTGATTAACCCAGGTGGCTTTGTCGAATGCCATCTATCAGAAGATCAGCAATCGGTTTTTTTAATAGGAAATGCGTCTTTGATAGAAACGTTAGAGGTTACAATTGGTTCTGATGAAACTATTTCTATTTTGTCTAAGACCATTGCGCACGATGAAATGGATGACTATGAAAGATGGAAAGATTATGCGGAAAATATGGTGAAACAAAAATGGAGAAAATAG
- a CDS encoding MATE family efflux transporter translates to MIETSSHLTHKLRTMLKVTTPILITQVAMYLITFFDILMSSRYGSVDLAGVAVGSSIWMPVYTGLSGILVGITPIVAHLNGAKNKQEIKRMVQQGIYVALLLSIVISFLLFLVSPIIISKMPIEEAVSHVSLRYIQSLLIGIVPLFVYSVLRSYMDGLGMTRITMFITLLSAPINVFFNYLFIFGNWGFPELGGIGAGVASAITYWIVLGISMYVIHTKQPFLSYYLFTHWSKIQLKKWKEILSIGVPIGLSIFAETSIFAAVTLLMSTYSTAVISAHQIALNFTSLLYMVPLSISFGATVLIGNELGANNVAGAKTYSRLAVSSAIVFSGLSAAILYFYREPISTIYTSDQEVIPITIQFFLYAALFQLSDAIQAPVQGALRGYKDVNVTFIMAIISYWVIGLPVGYYFANFTNYGPFGYWIGLIAGLTIGAITLSVRLHRIQRKKEKMIS, encoded by the coding sequence ATGATTGAAACATCTTCACACCTTACCCACAAACTGCGTACTATGCTGAAAGTTACTACTCCTATTTTAATCACTCAAGTTGCTATGTATTTAATTACATTTTTTGATATTCTCATGAGCAGTCGGTATGGAAGTGTCGATTTAGCTGGTGTAGCAGTAGGTTCTTCTATATGGATGCCCGTTTATACTGGCTTATCTGGAATCCTAGTTGGCATAACTCCCATTGTAGCACATTTAAATGGAGCGAAGAACAAGCAGGAAATAAAGCGAATGGTTCAGCAAGGTATATATGTAGCACTTTTGTTATCGATTGTTATTTCATTTCTTTTATTCTTAGTCTCTCCGATCATTATATCGAAAATGCCAATTGAAGAAGCAGTATCTCATGTATCTCTTCGATACATTCAGTCTTTGTTAATAGGTATCGTTCCACTATTTGTCTATAGCGTACTCCGTTCCTATATGGATGGGCTTGGTATGACGAGAATCACGATGTTTATCACGTTACTCTCTGCGCCTATTAATGTCTTTTTTAATTATCTTTTTATTTTCGGTAATTGGGGATTTCCTGAACTCGGAGGAATAGGAGCAGGTGTGGCGTCTGCTATCACTTATTGGATTGTACTTGGCATTTCGATGTATGTCATACATACGAAACAGCCCTTCCTTTCCTATTACTTGTTTACTCATTGGAGTAAAATTCAACTAAAAAAATGGAAGGAAATTCTTTCAATAGGTGTTCCAATTGGATTATCCATTTTTGCGGAAACAAGTATATTTGCGGCTGTTACGCTTCTTATGAGTACTTACTCTACTGCCGTCATTTCGGCTCATCAAATCGCTTTAAATTTCACTTCTTTACTTTATATGGTTCCTTTAAGTATTTCATTCGGAGCAACCGTGTTAATTGGGAATGAACTGGGAGCAAATAATGTTGCTGGTGCAAAAACGTATAGTCGACTTGCTGTAAGCTCCGCAATCGTTTTTAGTGGTTTATCAGCAGCCATCTTGTATTTTTACCGAGAACCCATTTCCACCATTTATACATCGGATCAGGAAGTGATTCCTATTACTATACAATTTTTCCTTTACGCAGCGCTATTCCAGCTTTCAGATGCTATTCAAGCACCTGTTCAAGGGGCACTAAGAGGGTATAAAGATGTAAATGTTACGTTTATCATGGCAATCATTTCTTATTGGGTCATTGGCTTACCAGTTGGATATTACTTTGCAAACTTTACAAATTACGGGCCATTCGGATACTGGATTGGTTTAATAGCAGGTCTAACCATTGGAGCTATTACGTTATCCGTTCGACTACATCGAATTCAACGCAAAAAAGAAAAGATGATCTCCTAA
- a CDS encoding GNAT family N-acetyltransferase: protein MLKKRDLQDCSSLFDLISHPSVFPFVRQKAASAEEFMFMTKQLMEEEEQGNVISRTITDDFGMPIGTINLYDIQDNAGFLGTWIGEPFQGKGYNQKAKLEFLEELFFQHSIQTVFLRIKKHNVKSIRAAEKLPYTTLAHDSHPALLEEINRGEHEYVLYQIPKDLFIFSTVAIYEQTEEEQAM from the coding sequence ATGTTGAAAAAAAGAGATCTGCAAGATTGTTCTTCCCTATTTGACTTAATTTCTCACCCATCTGTCTTCCCGTTTGTCCGACAAAAAGCGGCGTCCGCAGAAGAATTCATGTTCATGACGAAACAATTGATGGAAGAAGAAGAACAAGGTAATGTAATTTCCCGCACAATCACGGACGATTTTGGAATGCCTATTGGAACTATCAATTTATACGACATACAAGATAATGCTGGATTTCTCGGCACTTGGATAGGAGAACCTTTTCAAGGAAAGGGTTATAATCAAAAAGCAAAACTAGAATTTCTAGAAGAACTATTTTTCCAACATTCTATTCAAACCGTCTTTTTACGAATTAAAAAACATAACGTGAAATCCATTCGAGCAGCAGAAAAGTTGCCATACACCACTCTTGCACACGACTCGCATCCTGCTTTATTAGAGGAGATTAACCGCGGAGAGCATGAATATGTGCTGTATCAAATACCGAAGGATTTATTTATCTTCTCGACTGTTGCCATATACGAACAAACAGAAGAAGAACAAGCAATGTAA